The following are encoded in a window of Planctomycetaceae bacterium genomic DNA:
- the infC gene encoding translation initiation factor IF-3, protein MNEQINRSPVRLIGDDNSQIGVVTIDQALAHAREVNLDLVEISPESSPPVCRIMDFGKYLYEQKRKDKLNLKKQHTVTLKELRIRPKTDKHDCDTKVNHAREFFRKGHRVQFTMMFRGREMAHTELGQALMNKIITDLEDVAKVEQPPLMQGKRLTVLMMPKAEK, encoded by the coding sequence ATCAACGAGCAAATCAACAGAAGCCCGGTTCGCCTGATTGGCGATGATAACAGCCAAATTGGCGTTGTGACTATCGACCAGGCGCTGGCGCACGCCAGAGAAGTAAACCTTGATTTGGTCGAGATATCTCCCGAGAGCAGCCCGCCGGTGTGCAGGATTATGGATTTCGGAAAATATCTTTACGAGCAGAAACGTAAAGATAAGCTGAATCTCAAAAAGCAGCACACGGTAACGTTGAAGGAGCTTCGGATTCGGCCTAAAACAGACAAGCATGATTGTGATACTAAAGTTAACCATGCACGTGAGTTTTTCCGCAAAGGACATCGCGTACAATTTACTATGATGTTCAGAGGTCGTGAAATGGCGCACACAGAGCTTGGGCAGGCATTGATGAATAAAATAATTACTGACCTGGAAGATGTGGCAAAGGTTGAACAGCCGCCGCTTATGCAGGGCAAGCGTCTGACGGTGCTGATGATGCCGAAAGCAGAAAAGTAA
- the rpmI gene encoding 50S ribosomal protein L35, whose amino-acid sequence MPKKKTHKGLKKRVKVTGRGKIKVHTSFTGHLMSGKTAKRCRKLRKPIVIPEVYANVMKEMLDID is encoded by the coding sequence ATGCCTAAGAAAAAAACACATAAAGGTTTGAAGAAACGCGTAAAAGTAACAGGCCGCGGTAAAATTAAAGTTCATACGAGCTTTACCGGCCATTTGATGAGCGGTAAGACTGCGAAAAGATGCCGGAAATTGCGAAAACCAATCGTTATTCCGGAAGTTTACGCGAATGTAATGAAAGAAATGTTGGACATTGATTAA
- the rplT gene encoding 50S ribosomal protein L20: MPRVIKGSATRKARKRILKRVKGHRGGPGRQYRLAKERAVRSEVFARVGRKLKKRQYRALWIIRLTAACRMRKIRYSQLINGLKKASIALNRKMLSEIAIFDPAAFDAIVEKAKIA, translated from the coding sequence ATGCCACGTGTAATAAAAGGGTCAGCAACCCGTAAAGCTAGAAAACGTATCCTTAAAAGAGTTAAAGGACATCGGGGCGGTCCCGGCAGACAGTATCGTCTGGCCAAGGAACGAGCAGTAAGGTCTGAAGTTTTCGCAAGAGTCGGCAGGAAACTCAAAAAACGCCAGTACAGGGCGCTTTGGATTATCCGTTTAACAGCGGCCTGCAGGATGCGAAAAATCAGATACAGCCAGTTGATTAATGGTCTGAAGAAGGCCAGTATCGCTCTGAACAGAAAAATGTTAAGTGAAATAGCTATTTTCGACCCGGCTGCGTTTGATGCCATTGTTGAAAAAGCAAAAATCGCTTAA
- the pheS gene encoding phenylalanine--tRNA ligase subunit alpha, whose translation MLETFKQIGKEALESLKSVTTPAELEEFRIRFLAKKGAVTDMLSKIGSFPAEQKKDAGALANKVKQEVTEAFEKVKSSLSSHSVQKGPMVDVTLPGVDFQQGKAHIISQTINELIEIFGRMGFGIAYGPEVEDEWHNFVALNIPEGHPARDPSDNFCLEGNIMLRSQTSTMQIRTMEKQKPPIRVIAPGRVYRPDTVDATHMYMFYQLEALVVDEGVSMVDMKSTIAQFISVFFGKDVKWRLRPSFFPFTEPSAEVDLLFVTKDGSEKWIEVGGCGMVDPNVFNAVGIDSEKYTGWAFGFGIERLAMRKYGITDIRLLFENDIRFLKQF comes from the coding sequence GTGCTTGAGACATTCAAACAAATCGGTAAGGAAGCACTCGAATCGCTCAAGTCGGTAACAACCCCCGCCGAGCTTGAGGAATTCCGCATACGCTTTTTAGCAAAAAAAGGCGCTGTTACCGATATGTTAAGCAAAATCGGCAGTTTCCCCGCTGAACAGAAAAAGGATGCCGGTGCGCTTGCGAATAAGGTCAAGCAGGAAGTAACCGAGGCTTTCGAAAAAGTCAAATCGTCATTGTCAAGCCATAGTGTTCAAAAAGGCCCAATGGTAGATGTTACTTTGCCGGGCGTTGATTTTCAGCAGGGCAAGGCTCATATCATTTCGCAAACCATTAACGAACTTATCGAGATTTTCGGCAGGATGGGATTTGGCATCGCTTACGGCCCGGAAGTCGAGGACGAATGGCACAACTTCGTCGCGTTGAATATTCCCGAAGGACATCCCGCAAGAGACCCATCGGATAATTTCTGCCTCGAAGGCAATATAATGCTTCGCAGTCAGACATCAACTATGCAGATTCGTACAATGGAAAAACAAAAGCCGCCAATCAGGGTTATTGCACCGGGCAGAGTTTACAGACCCGATACGGTTGACGCAACGCACATGTATATGTTCTATCAGCTCGAAGCGCTTGTCGTAGATGAAGGCGTTTCGATGGTCGATATGAAAAGCACAATCGCGCAGTTCATTTCCGTATTCTTCGGCAAAGACGTTAAATGGAGATTGCGTCCGAGTTTCTTCCCATTCACAGAGCCAAGCGCAGAAGTGGATTTGTTGTTCGTTACAAAAGACGGCAGCGAAAAATGGATTGAAGTCGGCGGCTGCGGCATGGTTGACCCGAACGTATTTAATGCAGTCGGGATTGACAGCGAAAAATATACCGGCTGGGCTTTCGGCTTCGGCATTGAAAGACTCGCGATGCGAAAGTACGGCATAACCGATATCAGATTGCTGTTCGAAAATGATATCCGCTTCTTAAAACAATTCTAA
- a CDS encoding S8 family serine peptidase encodes MQTAMNPGLGVRQLHKQGITGKGVNVAIIDQPLFGEHPEYAGKIAAYYDTGCGNEKTSMHGPAVTSLLVGTNCGTAPNAKVYYAAVPSWNKDSAYYAKAIDWIIEQNNKLPLGQKIRVISVSAWPSGKGTPFEKNTQMWDEAYERAERNGIMVLDCTGHHGFIGRCWYSINSPDNFVQCTPGSRIGDSWFNPDEILIPASVRTTAEEKQRNVFTYIYWGNSGTSWTRPYCAGVLAMGWQIRPELTPQQMKELLFKSAYIKNNAKIINPVRFIQMVKDYKK; translated from the coding sequence ATGCAAACTGCAATGAATCCCGGCCTCGGCGTGCGTCAACTGCACAAACAGGGAATCACCGGCAAGGGTGTTAATGTCGCTATTATTGATCAGCCCTTGTTTGGTGAACATCCTGAATACGCGGGCAAAATTGCGGCATATTACGACACAGGTTGCGGCAATGAAAAAACCAGTATGCACGGGCCGGCGGTTACAAGCCTGCTGGTTGGTACAAATTGCGGCACTGCTCCCAATGCAAAAGTGTATTACGCCGCTGTGCCTTCATGGAACAAAGATTCGGCTTATTATGCGAAAGCGATTGATTGGATAATAGAGCAAAATAATAAACTTCCGCTTGGCCAAAAAATAAGGGTTATATCTGTTTCAGCGTGGCCTTCAGGCAAAGGCACTCCTTTTGAAAAAAACACCCAAATGTGGGATGAGGCTTACGAACGTGCCGAAAGAAACGGAATAATGGTTCTTGACTGCACAGGACATCACGGTTTTATCGGCAGATGCTGGTACAGCATAAATTCTCCAGATAATTTTGTGCAATGCACGCCTGGTTCTCGCATTGGAGATTCCTGGTTCAATCCTGATGAAATCCTTATACCTGCTTCGGTACGAACCACGGCTGAAGAAAAACAAAGAAATGTTTTCACATATATATATTGGGGCAATAGCGGAACAAGCTGGACAAGGCCTTATTGCGCCGGTGTTCTTGCTATGGGATGGCAAATCAGACCAGAACTTACGCCACAGCAAATGAAAGAACTGCTCTTTAAATCTGCATATATTAAAAATAACGCAAAAATTATCAACCCTGTCAGATTTATTCAGATGGTGAAAGATTATAAAAAATAA